One part of the Streptomyces lienomycini genome encodes these proteins:
- a CDS encoding oxygenase MpaB family protein, which translates to MENLSRRGVLSLGVALGLVGVADSAKAWAWPSAGSVAGSGTGADPEYVWDDATDPLMATLIKNGSVPVINTAMKGWVNNGDPLPGGLPSALTAHLRQVNRLPSWADQAKLTRAADFNRRRDTYLFMLYGLGSGIMSTVIPREARSVYWSAGGADMQDRAAKTFTFGYDLSQLKAFEPTGQFVVTANKTRLVHAAVRHLLPQSPHWTSGADQDIPISAADILVTFHSLGTYVHSKLTEWKIPFSAEDQEAFLHSWQVALHLLGVPDEYIPKTWAAAHAQSAQVLTPILTPTTEGVALAEDLLGLTAQIDLGVTRGFLNEFVRHVLSDEVGDWLGLRRDYVAAALVRTAWPAYIRFREGLSPIMPGTFYMVDQFIRALAMLFLNKGSSGTTTPITIPTGNRPG; encoded by the coding sequence ATGGAGAATCTCAGCAGGCGAGGAGTTCTGTCGCTCGGTGTCGCGCTCGGGCTCGTGGGCGTGGCGGACAGCGCGAAGGCGTGGGCGTGGCCGTCGGCCGGCTCGGTGGCGGGCTCCGGCACGGGGGCCGATCCGGAGTACGTCTGGGACGACGCGACCGACCCCCTGATGGCCACGCTGATCAAGAACGGCAGCGTCCCGGTGATCAACACCGCGATGAAGGGGTGGGTGAACAACGGCGACCCGCTGCCCGGCGGTCTGCCGTCCGCCCTCACCGCACATCTGCGCCAGGTCAACAGGCTGCCCTCCTGGGCCGACCAGGCCAAGCTGACCCGCGCGGCCGACTTCAACCGGCGCAGGGACACCTACCTGTTCATGCTGTACGGCCTCGGCAGCGGCATCATGAGTACCGTGATCCCGCGCGAGGCCAGGAGCGTCTACTGGTCGGCGGGCGGCGCCGACATGCAGGACCGCGCGGCCAAGACCTTCACGTTCGGCTACGACCTCTCCCAGCTGAAGGCCTTCGAGCCGACGGGCCAGTTCGTCGTCACCGCCAACAAGACCCGACTGGTGCACGCGGCCGTGCGGCACCTGCTGCCCCAGTCGCCGCACTGGACCTCCGGCGCCGACCAGGACATCCCGATCAGCGCCGCAGACATCCTCGTCACCTTCCACAGCCTGGGCACCTACGTCCACAGCAAGCTGACCGAGTGGAAGATCCCGTTCTCGGCCGAGGACCAGGAGGCGTTCCTGCACTCCTGGCAGGTCGCCCTCCACCTGCTCGGCGTGCCCGACGAGTACATCCCCAAGACGTGGGCCGCCGCGCACGCGCAGTCGGCGCAGGTGCTCACCCCGATCCTCACCCCGACGACCGAGGGCGTCGCACTGGCCGAGGACCTGCTCGGCCTGACCGCGCAGATCGACCTCGGAGTCACCCGCGGGTTCCTGAACGAGTTCGTGCGCCACGTCCTCAGCGACGAGGTCGGCGACTGGCTGGGACTGCGCCGCGACTACGTGGCCGCGGCCCTGGTCCGCACGGCGTGGCCGGCGTACATCAGGTTCCGCGAGGGGCTGTCGCCGATCATGCCCGGCACCTTCTACATGGTGGACCAGTTCATCCGGGCCCTGGCCATGCTGTTCCTCAACAAGGGCTCCTCCGGGACCACCACGCCGATCACCATCCCCACCGGGAACAGGCCCGGCTGA
- a CDS encoding TetR/AcrR family transcriptional regulator produces the protein MTADPTTAARPRNRKRLIVEAAGRVFSERGYHRASMEEIATGVGITAAALYRHFPNKYALFAECADGMVDGLVAALDEVPPGAPLTDVLAAATRVTVAHRASGGVYRWEARYLNREDRRRLRTKFGRVVERVDEAVRREYPPADERLRAVAALGAIGSITMHHTSIAGRRAESLLSASALRVAATDTAAFHGGPGPAKPPGRPVPRTRRAEILAAAIPLFARDGFANVTNGQIAREVGLAPSALYRHYPGKVDILAAACLQAAGLLAQWVERSLHEVAGPREAVVALAATYVAYCFEYTALNSVAEAELAGLPADLRRPLVLAQREHIAVWEQQLRLARPELDPRQARVLVHAGFGVVVEAGRSLRWQDGPDHRDAVTALVVGALGL, from the coding sequence GTGACCGCCGATCCGACCACCGCTGCCCGACCCCGCAACCGCAAGCGGCTCATCGTCGAGGCGGCGGGCCGGGTCTTCAGCGAGCGCGGCTACCACCGGGCGTCCATGGAGGAGATCGCCACCGGCGTGGGCATCACGGCGGCGGCCCTGTACCGGCACTTCCCGAACAAGTACGCGCTCTTCGCCGAGTGCGCCGACGGCATGGTCGACGGGCTGGTCGCCGCGCTCGACGAGGTGCCGCCGGGCGCTCCCCTGACGGACGTGCTCGCCGCCGCCACCCGGGTCACCGTCGCCCATCGGGCCTCGGGCGGCGTGTACCGGTGGGAGGCGCGGTACCTCAACCGTGAGGACCGCCGGCGTCTGCGGACGAAGTTCGGGCGGGTGGTCGAGCGGGTCGACGAGGCGGTGCGGCGCGAGTACCCGCCGGCCGACGAGCGCCTGCGGGCCGTGGCCGCCCTCGGTGCGATCGGCTCCATCACGATGCACCACACCTCGATCGCCGGGCGCCGGGCCGAGAGCCTGCTGTCGGCGTCCGCGCTGCGGGTGGCCGCCACCGATACCGCCGCGTTCCACGGGGGCCCGGGCCCGGCAAAGCCGCCCGGACGGCCGGTGCCGCGCACCCGGCGCGCGGAGATCCTGGCGGCCGCCATCCCGCTGTTCGCGCGGGACGGGTTCGCGAACGTCACGAACGGCCAGATCGCGCGCGAGGTGGGCCTGGCCCCGTCCGCGCTCTACCGTCACTACCCCGGCAAGGTCGACATCCTGGCGGCGGCGTGCCTCCAGGCGGCGGGGCTGCTGGCCCAGTGGGTCGAGCGGAGCCTGCACGAGGTGGCCGGCCCGCGCGAGGCCGTGGTCGCGCTGGCGGCGACGTACGTGGCCTACTGCTTCGAGTACACCGCGCTGAACAGCGTCGCCGAAGCCGAGTTGGCGGGTCTGCCGGCGGATCTGCGGCGGCCCCTGGTCCTCGCCCAGCGGGAACACATCGCCGTCTGGGAGCAGCAGTTGCGCCTCGCCCGCCCGGAGTTGGACCCGCGTCAGGCGCGGGTGCTGGTGCATGCGGGGTTCGGTGTGGTGGTCGAGGCCGGGCGCAGCCTGCGGTGGCAGGACGGCCCCGACCACCGTGACGCCGTGACCGCCCTGGTCGTCGGGGCCCTGGGGCTGTGA
- a CDS encoding NAD(P)-dependent alcohol dehydrogenase → MRRARAAVVRVPGAPFSLREVELEDPRPREVLVGMTAVGVCHTDLGIQAGWPRRLTPMVFGHEGAGRVEAVGAEVTGLAPGDAVCLTFASCGACARCTAGQPAYCDAARSLNLSGGRGDGTTPLRLDGAPLHGGFFGQSSFATHAVVHERGVVKVPSDLPAVLAAPLGCGGQTGAGTVLNRLRPEPGTSLVVLGAGGVGLSALMAAVAVGCDPVVAVDPVASRRDLAVELGARSALPPGDGLVAAVRELTGGGAHHVVDTTGRPEMLDRAVAALRPCGELALLGLGGEVTFDMMRLMTKGVRLHGVMEGDSDPARFVPELIDLHRRGHFPLERLVTAFPFEEIGAAVAAMRDGSVVKPVLTFG, encoded by the coding sequence GTGAGGCGTGCCCGTGCCGCGGTCGTCCGCGTGCCGGGTGCGCCGTTCAGCCTCCGGGAGGTGGAGCTGGAGGACCCGCGGCCGCGCGAGGTGCTGGTCGGGATGACGGCGGTGGGGGTGTGCCACACGGATCTGGGGATCCAGGCCGGCTGGCCCCGACGGCTCACCCCCATGGTCTTCGGTCACGAGGGCGCCGGCCGGGTCGAGGCGGTGGGCGCGGAGGTGACCGGCCTCGCGCCGGGGGACGCCGTCTGCCTCACGTTCGCCAGCTGCGGCGCCTGTGCGCGGTGTACGGCGGGGCAGCCGGCGTACTGCGACGCGGCGCGGTCCCTCAATCTCTCCGGCGGGCGCGGCGACGGCACCACCCCGCTCCGTCTCGACGGTGCCCCGCTGCACGGCGGCTTCTTCGGGCAGTCCAGCTTCGCCACGCACGCCGTGGTGCACGAACGCGGGGTGGTCAAGGTCCCCTCCGACCTGCCGGCCGTGCTCGCCGCGCCGCTGGGCTGCGGGGGTCAGACGGGTGCGGGGACCGTGCTCAACCGGCTGCGTCCCGAGCCGGGGACGTCGCTCGTGGTCCTCGGGGCCGGCGGGGTCGGGCTGAGCGCGCTGATGGCCGCGGTGGCCGTGGGCTGCGACCCGGTGGTGGCCGTCGACCCGGTCGCCTCCCGGCGGGACCTGGCCGTCGAGCTGGGTGCCCGCTCGGCGCTGCCCCCGGGCGACGGTCTGGTCGCGGCGGTCCGCGAGTTGACCGGCGGCGGGGCGCACCACGTCGTGGACACCACGGGCCGGCCCGAGATGCTCGACCGTGCCGTCGCCGCGCTGCGCCCGTGCGGCGAACTCGCCCTCCTCGGTCTCGGCGGCGAGGTGACGTTCGACATGATGCGCCTGATGACCAAGGGCGTCCGCCTGCACGGGGTGATGGAGGGCGACTCCGACCCCGCCCGCTTCGTCCCCGAACTGATCGACCTCCACCGGCGCGGGCACTTCCCGCTGGAGCGGCTGGTCACCGCGTTCCCCTTCGAGGAGATCGGCGCCGCCGTGGCCGCCATGCGCGACGGCAGCGTGGTCAAGCCGGTCCTCACCTTCGGCTGA
- a CDS encoding DUF4334 domain-containing protein, with protein sequence MDPLQARTRFQALRETKGRVEAAALDEVWTELDTVRPEEILGEWKGGEFDTGHPLNGELAKASWYGKTFDSVHDAKPLMCRDAAGELYSNLELGKGEASLWTVEFRGEPTATMVYDGRPVLDHFKRVDDTTLMGIMNAKGVPADGPYYYFFLERP encoded by the coding sequence ATGGACCCGCTCCAGGCCCGTACCCGCTTCCAGGCGCTCCGCGAGACGAAGGGCCGGGTCGAGGCGGCCGCACTGGACGAGGTGTGGACCGAACTGGACACCGTCCGGCCCGAGGAGATCCTCGGCGAGTGGAAGGGCGGCGAGTTCGACACCGGTCATCCCCTCAACGGCGAACTGGCGAAGGCGAGTTGGTACGGCAAGACGTTCGACTCCGTGCACGACGCCAAGCCCCTGATGTGCCGCGACGCGGCGGGCGAGCTGTACTCCAACCTCGAACTGGGCAAGGGCGAGGCCAGCCTGTGGACCGTCGAGTTCCGCGGCGAGCCGACGGCCACGATGGTCTACGACGGCCGGCCGGTCCTCGACCACTTCAAGCGGGTCGACGACACCACCCTCATGGGCATCATGAACGCCAAGGGCGTCCCCGCCGACGGCCCCTACTACTACTTCTTCCTGGAGCGCCCGTGA
- a CDS encoding TetR/AcrR family transcriptional regulator: MSTEPSQDTKAPAQHWRSYRPLDLHPILVHAMEAFNEQGYHGTSVRNIAGRVGVTVPALYYHYENKQALLATLLETSIKDVLDRCRAAAAEAGPAPLARFCAMVESIVLYMAHRRSLAFLDTEIRSLEPANRARYVALRDYLQHMLLDTVEAGRAEGVFTTEIPADAVRAVLIMCQGVANWFRPDGPLTAEEVAERHVLLSLGTVGHPVRSPARRDPAPYSS, translated from the coding sequence TTGAGCACCGAGCCGAGCCAGGACACCAAGGCCCCAGCGCAGCACTGGCGCTCCTATCGGCCGCTCGACCTGCATCCGATCCTGGTTCACGCCATGGAAGCCTTCAACGAGCAGGGCTACCACGGCACTTCGGTCCGCAACATCGCGGGCCGGGTCGGCGTGACGGTACCCGCGCTGTACTACCACTACGAGAACAAGCAGGCCCTGCTGGCGACCCTGCTGGAGACGTCCATCAAGGACGTCCTGGACCGCTGCCGGGCGGCGGCCGCCGAGGCGGGGCCCGCTCCGCTGGCGCGGTTCTGCGCGATGGTCGAGTCGATCGTGCTCTACATGGCCCACCGCAGGTCGCTGGCGTTCCTGGACACCGAGATACGCAGTCTGGAGCCGGCCAACCGGGCCCGCTACGTGGCCCTGCGGGACTACCTCCAGCACATGCTGCTCGACACGGTCGAAGCCGGCCGCGCCGAGGGCGTGTTCACCACCGAGATCCCGGCCGACGCCGTCCGTGCGGTCCTCATCATGTGCCAGGGCGTCGCCAACTGGTTCCGCCCCGACGGCCCGCTCACCGCGGAAGAGGTCGCCGAACGGCACGTCCTGCTGAGCCTGGGCACCGTGGGGCACCCTGTGCGTTCCCCCGCCCGCCGGGACCCGGCGCCGTACAGCTCCTGA
- a CDS encoding CaiB/BaiF CoA transferase family protein yields the protein MSHHPPDTRDRTGAGPLDGVRVLELAGIGPGPFATMLLGDLGADVVRVDRPGPRPLAGDPAHDVTNRNKRSVLVDLKSPEGPRTVRALAARAHILVEGYRPGVAERLGVGPEECMAANPALVYGRMTGWGQQGPLAPRAGHDIGYIATAGVLSAIGSADGPPAVPANLLGDYAGGSLYLTTGVLAALLSARATGRGQVVDAAIVDGTAHLTALLWGMLAEGTWRDARGSNLLDGGCPYYRVYETGDGGWMAVGALEPQFYTAFVALLGLDGDDLPDRADPRNWPELQALFAARFKTASRAQWTAVFEGTDACVAPVLSLREAADHPHLRGRGTYTEAHGVTQPAPAPRFSATPGTLRLPPAVPGAHKAEVARDWNLPHLAEQPKDGS from the coding sequence ATGAGCCACCACCCCCCTGACACCCGGGACCGCACCGGTGCCGGCCCGCTGGACGGCGTGCGCGTGCTCGAACTGGCGGGCATCGGCCCCGGCCCGTTCGCCACGATGCTGCTCGGCGACCTGGGCGCCGACGTGGTGCGCGTCGACCGCCCCGGGCCCCGTCCGCTCGCCGGCGACCCCGCCCACGACGTGACCAACCGCAACAAACGCTCGGTCCTGGTCGACCTGAAGTCCCCCGAGGGACCCAGGACCGTACGGGCCCTGGCGGCGCGCGCGCACATCCTGGTGGAGGGATACCGGCCGGGTGTCGCCGAGCGGCTCGGAGTCGGCCCCGAGGAGTGCATGGCCGCCAACCCCGCCCTGGTGTACGGCCGGATGACCGGCTGGGGCCAGCAGGGACCGCTCGCACCTCGCGCCGGTCACGACATCGGCTACATCGCCACGGCCGGCGTCCTCTCCGCGATCGGCTCGGCGGACGGTCCGCCCGCCGTCCCCGCCAACCTGCTCGGCGACTACGCGGGCGGCTCGCTCTACCTGACCACCGGAGTCCTGGCCGCGCTGCTCAGCGCCCGCGCCACCGGCCGGGGCCAGGTGGTGGACGCCGCGATCGTCGACGGCACGGCCCACCTCACCGCACTCCTGTGGGGCATGCTCGCCGAGGGGACCTGGCGGGACGCCCGCGGAAGCAACCTGCTCGACGGCGGCTGCCCGTACTACCGCGTGTACGAGACCGGCGACGGCGGCTGGATGGCGGTCGGCGCCCTGGAACCGCAGTTCTACACCGCGTTCGTCGCCCTGCTCGGCCTGGACGGCGACGACCTGCCGGACCGCGCGGACCCGCGCAACTGGCCCGAACTGCAAGCCCTGTTCGCCGCCCGGTTCAAGACCGCGTCCCGCGCGCAGTGGACGGCCGTCTTCGAGGGCACCGACGCCTGCGTCGCGCCCGTACTCTCCCTGCGCGAGGCGGCGGACCACCCGCACCTGCGCGGCCGCGGCACCTACACCGAGGCGCACGGCGTCACCCAGCCCGCCCCGGCGCCCCGCTTCTCCGCCACGCCCGGCACCCTCCGCCTGCCACCCGCCGTCCCCGGCGCGCACAAGGCCGAGGTGGCCCGCGACTGGAACCTGCCCCACCTGGCCGAACAGCCGAAGGACGGCAGCTGA
- a CDS encoding LLM class F420-dependent oxidoreductase has product MELSSPLTYAGDPREAADRAAALETAGLDAVWVAEAYGFDSPTILGYLAAKTDRMRIGSAVLNVYSRTPALIAQTAAGLDALTGGRALLGIGASGPQVVEGWHGRRYDRPLGRTREVIELSRRIWRREVIEHHGITDLPLPPEKGGTLGKPLKLLTHPVRDTIPVYVAALGPANVRMTAELADGWLPFLYAPEHAAEVWGPALAEGAATRDPALGPLSVVAGGLLAIGDDAEEARDLMRPTVALYVGGMGAPGRNFYHDLICSYGYEAAAATVQEHYLAGRKKDAEAAVPAELLERICLAGPEGHVRERVEAFREAGVTMLNVTPVGAEPARLIERVRSWL; this is encoded by the coding sequence ATGGAACTGTCCTCACCACTGACGTACGCGGGCGACCCGCGCGAGGCCGCGGACCGGGCCGCCGCCCTGGAGACCGCCGGACTCGACGCCGTCTGGGTGGCGGAGGCCTACGGCTTCGACTCCCCGACGATCCTGGGATACCTGGCCGCGAAGACCGACCGCATGCGCATCGGCTCGGCCGTCCTCAACGTCTACTCACGCACCCCCGCCCTGATCGCCCAGACCGCCGCCGGACTCGACGCCCTCACCGGCGGCCGGGCCCTCCTCGGCATCGGCGCCTCCGGACCCCAGGTCGTGGAGGGCTGGCACGGCCGCCGCTACGACCGCCCGCTGGGCCGCACCCGTGAGGTGATCGAGCTGTCGCGGCGGATCTGGCGGCGCGAGGTGATCGAGCACCACGGCATCACCGACCTGCCCCTGCCGCCGGAGAAGGGCGGCACCCTCGGCAAGCCCCTGAAGCTGCTCACCCACCCGGTGCGCGACACCATCCCCGTGTACGTCGCCGCGCTCGGCCCGGCCAACGTGAGGATGACCGCCGAACTGGCCGACGGCTGGCTGCCCTTCCTCTACGCCCCGGAACACGCCGCCGAGGTGTGGGGACCGGCCCTGGCCGAGGGCGCCGCCACACGCGACCCCGCGCTCGGACCGCTCTCCGTCGTCGCGGGCGGACTGCTCGCCATCGGCGACGACGCCGAGGAGGCCCGGGACCTGATGCGCCCCACCGTCGCCCTGTACGTCGGCGGCATGGGCGCCCCGGGCCGCAACTTCTACCACGACCTGATCTGCTCCTACGGCTACGAGGCCGCCGCGGCCACCGTACAGGAGCACTACCTGGCGGGCCGCAAGAAGGACGCCGAGGCCGCCGTACCCGCCGAACTGCTGGAACGGATCTGCCTGGCCGGTCCCGAGGGCCACGTCCGCGAACGCGTCGAAGCCTTCCGCGAGGCGGGCGTGACGATGCTCAACGTCACGCCCGTCGGGGCGGAACCCGCCCGGCTGATCGAGCGAGTGAGGAGCTGGCTGTGA
- a CDS encoding long-chain specific acyl-CoA dehydrogenase, whose product MPRDLYGPDHEAFRETVRAFLAKEVAPHHERWERDGVVDREVWCSAGRQGLLGLAVDEEYGGGGTDDFRYSAVLIEEFARAGASGLALSLHNDIVGPYLTRLATEEQKRRWLPGFVSGDIVTAVAMTEPGAGSDLQGIRTTATDRGDHYLLNGSKTFISNGILADLVVVVARTTPEGGSAGQSLLVVERGTDGFERGRNLAKIGQKAQDTAELFFNDVRVPKENLLGEENRAFTYLMGNLAQERLAIAVGAAAAAEEILDVTTRYVKEREAFGRPLAGLQHVRFEIAEMATEAAVTRTFLDRCVAEHNQGRLDAVHASMAKWWATELQKRVVDRCLQLHGGYGYMSEYRVARAFLDGRIQTIYGGTTEIMKEIIGRSLLG is encoded by the coding sequence ATGCCGCGAGACCTGTACGGCCCCGACCACGAGGCCTTCCGCGAGACCGTGCGGGCCTTCCTCGCCAAGGAGGTGGCCCCGCACCACGAACGCTGGGAGCGCGACGGCGTCGTCGACCGCGAGGTGTGGTGCTCGGCGGGCCGCCAGGGCCTGCTGGGCCTCGCCGTCGACGAGGAGTACGGCGGCGGAGGCACCGACGACTTCCGCTACAGTGCCGTCCTCATCGAGGAGTTCGCCCGCGCCGGGGCCTCCGGGCTGGCCCTCAGCCTGCACAACGACATCGTCGGCCCCTACCTGACCCGGCTCGCCACCGAGGAGCAGAAGCGGCGCTGGCTGCCCGGCTTCGTCTCCGGCGACATCGTCACCGCCGTCGCCATGACGGAACCCGGCGCCGGCTCCGACCTGCAGGGCATCCGCACCACCGCCACCGACCGGGGCGACCACTACCTGCTCAACGGCTCGAAGACCTTCATCTCCAACGGCATCCTCGCCGACCTCGTCGTCGTGGTCGCCCGCACCACACCCGAGGGCGGCAGCGCCGGGCAGAGCCTGCTCGTCGTCGAACGCGGCACGGACGGCTTCGAACGCGGCCGCAACCTCGCCAAGATCGGCCAGAAGGCCCAGGACACCGCCGAGTTGTTCTTCAACGACGTCCGCGTGCCCAAGGAGAACCTGCTGGGGGAGGAGAACCGGGCCTTCACCTACCTGATGGGCAACCTCGCCCAGGAACGGCTGGCCATCGCGGTCGGCGCCGCCGCGGCGGCCGAGGAGATCCTCGACGTCACCACCCGGTACGTGAAGGAGCGCGAGGCGTTCGGCCGACCGCTGGCCGGACTCCAGCACGTCCGCTTCGAGATCGCCGAGATGGCCACCGAGGCGGCGGTCACCCGCACCTTCCTCGACCGCTGCGTCGCCGAGCACAACCAGGGCCGGCTGGACGCCGTACACGCCTCGATGGCCAAGTGGTGGGCCACCGAACTGCAGAAGCGGGTCGTCGACCGCTGCCTGCAACTCCACGGCGGCTACGGCTACATGAGCGAGTACCGGGTGGCACGGGCGTTCCTCGACGGGCGCATCCAGACCATCTACGGCGGCACCACCGAGATCATGAAGGAGATCATCGGCCGCTCCCTCCTCGGTTGA
- a CDS encoding acetyl-CoA C-acetyltransferase: protein MSTEAYVYDAIRTPRGRGKASGALHGTKPIDLVVGLIHEIRARFPGLDPAAVDDIVLGVVGPVGDQGSDIARIAAVAAGLPDTVAGVQENRFCASGLEAVNMAAAKVRSGWEDLVLAGGVESMSRVPMGSDGGAWALDPRTNHDTGFAPQGIGADLIATIEGFSRRDVDEYAALSQERAATAWKEGRFERSVVPVRDRAGLTVLDHDEHPRPGTTADSLGGLKPSFADIGELGGFDAVALQKYHWVEKIDHVHHAGNSSGIVDGASLVAVGSREAGERNGMVPRARIVSAAVSGSEPTIMLTGPAPATRKALAKAGLTIDDIDLVEINEAFAAVVLRFVKDMGLSLDKVNVNGGAIALGHPLGATGAMILGTLVDELERRDLRYGLATLCVGGGMGIATVVERV from the coding sequence GTGAGCACCGAAGCGTATGTGTACGACGCGATCCGCACCCCGCGCGGACGCGGCAAGGCGAGCGGCGCCCTGCACGGCACCAAGCCGATCGATCTGGTCGTCGGCCTCATCCACGAGATCCGGGCCCGCTTCCCCGGTCTGGACCCGGCGGCCGTCGACGACATCGTCCTCGGTGTGGTCGGCCCGGTCGGCGATCAGGGCTCCGACATCGCGCGCATCGCCGCCGTCGCCGCCGGACTGCCCGACACGGTGGCGGGAGTGCAGGAGAACCGCTTCTGCGCGTCGGGCCTGGAGGCCGTCAACATGGCAGCCGCCAAGGTCCGCTCCGGCTGGGAGGACCTGGTACTGGCCGGGGGCGTGGAGTCCATGTCCCGCGTCCCGATGGGCAGCGACGGCGGGGCCTGGGCGCTGGACCCGCGCACCAACCACGACACCGGCTTCGCTCCGCAGGGCATCGGCGCCGACCTGATCGCCACCATCGAGGGGTTCTCGCGCCGCGACGTCGACGAGTACGCGGCGCTCTCCCAGGAACGGGCGGCCACCGCCTGGAAGGAGGGCCGCTTCGAGCGGTCCGTCGTCCCGGTGAGGGACCGCGCGGGGCTCACCGTCCTGGACCACGACGAGCACCCGCGCCCCGGTACCACCGCCGACTCCCTCGGCGGGCTCAAGCCCTCCTTCGCCGACATCGGCGAGTTGGGCGGCTTCGACGCGGTCGCGCTGCAGAAGTACCACTGGGTGGAGAAGATCGACCACGTCCACCACGCGGGCAACTCCTCCGGCATCGTCGACGGCGCGTCCCTGGTCGCGGTCGGCTCCCGGGAGGCCGGCGAGCGGAACGGCATGGTCCCGCGCGCCCGGATCGTCTCCGCGGCCGTCTCCGGCTCCGAGCCCACCATCATGCTCACCGGCCCCGCACCGGCCACCCGCAAGGCCCTCGCCAAGGCCGGGCTGACCATCGACGACATCGACCTCGTCGAGATCAACGAGGCCTTCGCGGCCGTCGTCCTGCGCTTCGTGAAGGACATGGGCCTGTCACTGGACAAGGTCAACGTCAACGGCGGCGCCATCGCGCTCGGCCACCCCCTCGGCGCCACCGGCGCCATGATCCTCGGCACCCTCGTCGACGAACTGGAGCGCCGCGACCTGCGGTACGGGCTGGCGACCCTGTGCGTGGGCGGCGGCATGGGCATCGCCACCGTCGTCGAGCGCGTCTGA